The following proteins are co-located in the Diaphorobacter sp. HDW4B genome:
- a CDS encoding phosphoribosyltransferase — protein MLTEDGKHLYVSYDEYHNLIEKLALKVHQSGWEFDTILCLARGGLRPGDMLSRIFDKPLAIMSTSSYRAEAGTIQGHLDIARFITTPKGEIAGRVLLVDDLADSGHTLNAVISQLKTNYSPITELRSAVIWTKGLSTFTPDYSVDFLPTNPWIHQPFETYDNLTPAKLMEKWRL, from the coding sequence ATGTTGACAGAAGACGGCAAGCATCTCTACGTCAGTTACGACGAGTACCACAACCTCATTGAAAAACTGGCACTGAAGGTGCATCAGTCCGGCTGGGAATTCGACACCATTCTGTGCCTGGCACGCGGTGGTCTGCGTCCCGGCGACATGCTGAGCCGTATTTTTGACAAGCCCTTGGCCATCATGTCCACCAGTTCGTACCGCGCGGAAGCCGGCACGATCCAGGGACATCTGGATATCGCTCGCTTTATCACCACCCCAAAGGGTGAAATCGCTGGCCGCGTGTTGCTGGTCGACGACCTGGCCGACTCGGGTCACACGCTCAACGCGGTGATCTCCCAGCTCAAGACAAACTACTCTCCTATTACAGAGCTGCGCAGCGCTGTGATCTGGACCAAGGGCCTGTCCACGTTCACGCCGGACTATTCGGTGGATTTCCTGCCGACGAACCCCTGGATTCACCAGCCGTTCGAAACCTATGACAACCTGACCCCCGCCAAGCTCATGGAAAAGTGGCGCCTCTGA
- a CDS encoding adenylosuccinate synthase: MKTSKGRNVVVVGTQWGDEGKGKLVDWLTESAQGVVRFQGGHNAGHTLVINGVKTALHLIPSGIMRAGAKCYIGNGVVLSAAKLFEEIEGLEKAGVEVRGRLRVSEACPLILPFHAALDVAREAARERGGVEKIGTTGRGIGPAYEDKIARRALRVQDMKYPDRFAAKLRELLALYNHMLVTFLGSKDFQFGDALKPYMKDGAVQFEPVFEEAMRHAELLKPMMADVSRELNDAHAQGANLLFEGAQGTLLDVDHGTYPYVTSSNCVAGNAAAGSGVGPSLLHYVLGITKAYCTRVGGGPFPTELDWEKEGTPGYHMSTVGAEKGVTTGRSRRCGWFDAALLKRSAQVNGLSGLCITKLDVLDGLTELQLCVGYELDGEKIDILPMGAEEIARCVPIYETIPGWTDSTVGVTDYDKLPATARKYLERIEQVTGVPIAMISTSPDRAHTILMRNPYAAE; the protein is encoded by the coding sequence ATGAAGACAAGCAAGGGTCGTAACGTCGTGGTCGTCGGCACCCAGTGGGGTGATGAGGGCAAGGGCAAGCTGGTCGACTGGTTGACGGAAAGCGCGCAAGGTGTCGTGCGTTTCCAAGGTGGCCACAACGCAGGCCACACGCTGGTGATCAACGGCGTGAAGACTGCTTTGCACCTGATTCCGAGCGGCATCATGCGCGCTGGCGCCAAGTGCTATATCGGCAATGGCGTGGTGCTCTCGGCTGCCAAGCTGTTCGAAGAAATCGAAGGTCTGGAAAAGGCAGGCGTTGAAGTGCGCGGCCGTCTGCGCGTGAGCGAAGCCTGCCCGCTGATCCTACCTTTCCATGCAGCCCTCGACGTGGCGCGTGAAGCAGCGCGTGAACGCGGCGGCGTTGAAAAGATCGGTACGACCGGTCGCGGCATCGGCCCTGCGTACGAAGACAAGATCGCTCGCCGTGCGCTGCGCGTTCAGGACATGAAGTATCCAGACCGCTTCGCCGCCAAGCTGCGCGAACTGCTGGCTCTGTACAACCACATGCTGGTGACCTTTCTCGGCTCCAAGGACTTCCAGTTCGGCGATGCGCTCAAGCCCTACATGAAGGATGGCGCGGTGCAGTTCGAACCGGTGTTCGAAGAAGCCATGCGTCACGCTGAACTGCTCAAACCCATGATGGCTGACGTGTCGCGTGAACTGAATGATGCTCACGCACAGGGTGCCAACCTGCTGTTCGAAGGCGCGCAAGGCACGCTGCTGGATGTGGACCACGGCACTTATCCGTATGTCACATCGAGCAACTGCGTGGCTGGCAATGCCGCAGCAGGTTCCGGCGTGGGTCCAAGCCTGCTGCACTATGTCCTCGGCATCACCAAGGCGTACTGCACACGCGTTGGCGGCGGTCCATTCCCCACCGAACTGGATTGGGAAAAGGAAGGCACGCCCGGTTATCACATGAGCACCGTCGGCGCAGAGAAGGGCGTGACCACCGGTCGCAGCCGTCGTTGTGGCTGGTTCGATGCGGCTTTGCTCAAGCGCAGCGCTCAAGTGAATGGTCTGTCCGGTCTGTGCATCACCAAGCTGGACGTGCTGGACGGCCTGACTGAACTGCAACTGTGCGTGGGTTATGAACTCGACGGCGAAAAGATCGACATCCTGCCCATGGGTGCGGAAGAAATCGCTCGCTGCGTGCCGATCTACGAAACCATCCCCGGCTGGACTGATTCCACCGTGGGCGTGACCGACTACGACAAGCTGCCAGCCACGGCCCGCAAGTACCTCGAACGCATCGAGCAAGTGACTGGCGTACCGATCGCCATGATTTCCACAAGTCCGGATCGTGCCCACACGATTCTGATGCGCAATCCCTACGCTGCTGAATAA
- a CDS encoding ATP phosphoribosyltransferase regulatory subunit: protein MSAWVLPDHIADVLPSEARRIEELRRGLLDTARSYGYELVMPPLLEHLESLLTGTGEALDLQTFKLVDQLSGRSLGVRADTTQQVARIDAHLLNRQGVTRLCYCGPVLHALPDRPHATREPLQFGAEIYGHAGIEADIESVLLALECLRVAEVQNPSVDLADVRIVRSLLAGVPAGLSTLADVHAALAVKDASELKELTKSFPEQSREGLQTLLQLYGDVKVLDEAEKALGHFAGVKAVLQDLRTTAARISPARVTFDLAHARGYSYYSGARFAIYVPGASDALVRGGRYDEVGAVFGRNRPAAGFSLDIKQLVSAVAPKPLKAAIRAPWGVDGDVALAIAALRQQGETVVCVLPGHESEVDEFHCDRELVQVADRWVVRAI, encoded by the coding sequence ATGTCTGCTTGGGTCCTGCCGGATCACATCGCCGATGTATTGCCCTCAGAGGCTCGGCGCATTGAAGAACTTCGCCGTGGATTGCTAGATACAGCCCGTAGTTACGGGTATGAACTGGTAATGCCGCCGTTGCTGGAGCATTTGGAATCGTTGCTGACGGGCACGGGCGAGGCGCTGGACTTGCAGACGTTCAAGCTCGTCGACCAGCTCTCGGGTCGCTCGCTCGGCGTGCGCGCCGACACCACGCAGCAGGTCGCCCGCATCGATGCTCACCTTTTGAACCGTCAGGGCGTCACGCGTCTGTGCTACTGCGGGCCCGTGCTGCATGCGCTACCGGACCGTCCCCACGCCACTCGCGAACCTTTGCAGTTCGGCGCGGAAATCTACGGTCACGCGGGTATCGAAGCCGACATCGAATCCGTGTTGCTCGCGCTGGAATGCCTGCGCGTGGCCGAAGTGCAGAACCCGAGCGTGGACTTGGCCGATGTTCGCATCGTGCGCAGTCTGCTGGCGGGTGTGCCTGCGGGTCTGTCGACGCTGGCCGATGTCCATGCGGCACTGGCCGTCAAGGATGCCAGCGAGCTCAAGGAACTGACCAAGTCCTTCCCCGAACAATCCCGTGAAGGTCTCCAGACTTTGCTGCAGCTTTACGGCGACGTGAAGGTGCTGGACGAGGCCGAAAAGGCGCTGGGCCATTTTGCCGGTGTGAAGGCGGTTCTTCAGGACCTGCGCACGACGGCAGCGCGCATCAGCCCGGCCCGCGTGACTTTCGATCTGGCGCATGCCCGTGGTTACAGCTACTACAGCGGCGCGCGCTTTGCGATCTACGTGCCGGGTGCAAGCGATGCACTGGTGCGCGGCGGTCGCTACGACGAAGTCGGCGCGGTGTTTGGTCGCAACCGTCCCGCAGCAGGTTTCAGTCTGGACATCAAGCAACTCGTCAGCGCTGTGGCTCCCAAGCCGCTCAAGGCTGCCATTCGTGCGCCCTGGGGTGTCGATGGCGATGTCGCGCTGGCCATTGCAGCCCTGCGTCAGCAGGGTGAGACAGTGGTCTGCGTCCTGCCGGGACATGAGAGCGAAGTGGATGAATTCCACTGTGACCGCGAATTGGTGCAGGTAGCCGACCGCTGGGTCGTGCGCGCTATCTGA
- a CDS encoding DUF2065 domain-containing protein, giving the protein MDWLQALWTATALVLILEGLLPLMSPLNWCRAMAAIAQLRDGQIRFLGLLAIIAGVIILLLV; this is encoded by the coding sequence ATGGATTGGTTGCAAGCCCTCTGGACAGCCACCGCTCTGGTGCTGATTCTCGAGGGCTTGTTGCCTTTGATGTCCCCGCTCAACTGGTGTCGTGCCATGGCGGCGATCGCGCAGTTGCGTGATGGACAGATTCGCTTTCTGGGCCTTCTGGCCATCATCGCGGGTGTCATCATTCTGCTGCTTGTGTAG
- the hflC gene encoding protease modulator HflC, whose product MNKVGFWITSLLIALALGSSMLFVVDQRQFGVVYALGQIKEVITEPGLNFKMPPPFQNVRYIDKRLLTLDSTDTESMLTAEKQRVVIDWYVRWRISDPSAYIRNVGPDEAAGAMQLNRVVRNSFQEEVNRRTVRELLSSKREVLMADVKREVLEAVRGSKPWGIDIVDVRITRVDYVEAITASVYGRMEAERQRVANELRSTGAAEAEKIRADADKQRDVIVANAYRDAQKLKGDGDAQAARVYAEAFGRDPSFAQFYRSLDAYKASFGKKGDVMVVDPSSSEFFKNFTAPAGSARSGK is encoded by the coding sequence GTGAACAAAGTTGGTTTTTGGATCACCTCTCTGTTGATCGCCCTGGCACTTGGCAGCTCCATGCTGTTCGTGGTCGATCAACGCCAGTTCGGCGTGGTGTATGCCTTGGGTCAGATCAAGGAAGTCATCACCGAGCCGGGTCTCAACTTCAAGATGCCGCCGCCGTTCCAGAACGTGCGCTACATCGACAAGCGTCTGCTGACACTCGACAGCACCGACACCGAATCCATGCTCACTGCCGAAAAGCAGCGTGTGGTGATCGACTGGTACGTGCGCTGGCGCATCTCCGATCCATCTGCGTACATCCGCAACGTGGGTCCGGACGAAGCCGCTGGGGCAATGCAACTCAACCGCGTGGTGCGCAACTCCTTTCAGGAAGAAGTCAACCGCCGCACCGTGCGCGAACTGCTGTCGTCCAAGCGCGAAGTGCTGATGGCCGACGTCAAGCGCGAAGTGCTCGAAGCCGTTCGCGGCTCCAAGCCCTGGGGTATCGACATCGTGGACGTGCGCATCACGCGCGTTGACTATGTGGAAGCGATCACTGCGTCCGTCTACGGTCGCATGGAAGCCGAACGCCAGCGCGTGGCCAACGAGCTGCGCTCGACAGGCGCTGCCGAAGCCGAAAAGATCCGCGCCGATGCCGACAAGCAGCGTGACGTGATCGTCGCCAATGCGTACCGCGATGCGCAAAAGCTCAAGGGTGACGGCGATGCGCAGGCCGCTCGCGTCTACGCCGAAGCGTTCGGTCGCGATCCTTCGTTCGCGCAGTTCTACCGCAGCCTCGATGCCTACAAGGCGAGCTTCGGCAAGAAGGGTGACGTGATGGTGGTTGATCCATCGTCTTCCGAGTTCTTCAAGAACTTCACCGCGCCTGCAGGCTCTGCTCGAAGCGGCAAGTGA
- the hflK gene encoding FtsH protease activity modulator HflK codes for MNSDNIAFRWATLPQRIRGMFNLNDPRWGRGDDKSEGGGSSPQQDNNQQPRPPQNNGQQPPDGRQRGQGNNNGGGGGQPPDLDEMFRDLNRKLSGLFGGGNKGSNNNNGGNGGGFQPGMKGAGIGVGVIAAVASVIWLGTGVFIVQEGQQAVITQFGKYKSTVGAGLNWRLPYPIQKHELVYVTRIRSADVGRDAVIKSTGLRESAMLTEDENIVEIKFAVQYRLSDARAWLFESRDPENTIVQVAETAVREVVGKMKMDSALADERDQIAPRVRDLMQTILDRYKIGAEIVGINLQQGGVRPPEQVQASFDDVLKAGQERVRLQNLAQAYANDVIPRAAGSASRLSEEAQAYNAKIVATAQGDAGRFSSVLTEYQKAPQVTRDRMYVDTMQQIYSNATKVVVESSKGSNLLYLPLDKIMQSVSQASNNAATTAVDSSAAATAPAATSAAAPNVDPRARDSNRSRERDAR; via the coding sequence ATGAACTCTGACAACATCGCATTTCGTTGGGCCACGTTGCCCCAGCGCATACGCGGGATGTTCAACCTGAATGACCCTCGCTGGGGGCGTGGTGACGACAAGTCCGAAGGCGGCGGCTCGTCACCGCAGCAGGACAACAACCAGCAACCACGTCCGCCGCAGAACAACGGTCAACAGCCTCCCGATGGTCGTCAGCGCGGCCAGGGCAACAACAATGGTGGTGGCGGTGGCCAGCCACCGGATCTGGATGAAATGTTCCGAGACCTGAATCGCAAACTCTCGGGCCTGTTCGGTGGTGGCAACAAGGGCTCGAACAACAACAACGGCGGCAATGGCGGCGGTTTCCAGCCCGGCATGAAGGGCGCTGGCATCGGCGTCGGCGTGATTGCTGCAGTGGCTTCCGTGATCTGGCTTGGCACGGGCGTGTTCATCGTGCAGGAAGGTCAGCAAGCGGTCATCACCCAGTTCGGCAAGTACAAGTCGACTGTGGGTGCGGGTCTGAACTGGCGTCTGCCATACCCCATCCAGAAGCATGAGCTGGTCTACGTGACTCGCATTCGCTCTGCCGATGTGGGGCGTGATGCCGTCATCAAGAGCACGGGTCTGCGCGAGTCGGCCATGCTGACGGAAGACGAGAACATCGTCGAAATCAAGTTCGCCGTGCAATACCGTCTGAGCGACGCACGTGCGTGGTTGTTCGAGAGCCGCGATCCTGAAAACACCATCGTGCAAGTGGCCGAGACGGCGGTGCGCGAAGTGGTCGGCAAGATGAAGATGGATTCGGCACTGGCTGACGAGCGCGACCAGATTGCGCCGCGCGTACGTGATCTGATGCAGACCATTCTGGATCGCTACAAGATCGGCGCCGAAATCGTCGGCATCAACCTGCAGCAGGGCGGTGTGCGTCCTCCCGAGCAAGTGCAGGCGTCGTTCGACGATGTGCTCAAGGCGGGTCAAGAACGCGTGCGTCTGCAGAATCTGGCGCAGGCCTATGCCAACGACGTGATTCCGCGCGCGGCTGGTTCCGCCTCGCGTCTGTCCGAAGAAGCGCAGGCTTACAACGCCAAGATCGTGGCTACCGCGCAGGGTGATGCGGGACGTTTCAGCTCCGTGCTGACCGAGTACCAGAAGGCTCCGCAAGTCACGCGTGATCGCATGTATGTCGACACGATGCAGCAGATCTACTCCAACGCCACCAAGGTAGTGGTCGAGTCGAGCAAGGGCTCGAACCTGCTGTATCTGCCGCTGGACAAGATCATGCAATCCGTCTCGCAGGCATCGAACAATGCTGCCACCACTGCAGTCGATTCGTCGGCTGCGGCAACCGCACCGGCTGCGACCAGCGCCGCTGCGCCGAATGTTGATCCACGTGCCCGCGACAGCAATCGTTCGCGTGAGCGCGATGCGCGATAA
- the hflX gene encoding GTPase HflX yields MQGNAPVILVGVDFGAPHFDGELEELGLLAETAGLKPVARLTCKRKAPDAALFVGSGKAEEIRLLAQTYGAKEILFDQALSPAQQRNLERALGLPVNDRTLLILEIFAQRARSHEGKLQIELARLQYIATRLVRRWSHLERQRGGIGARGGPGETQIELDRRMINDAIKRTKDRLVKVKKQRNTQRRQRERREVFSTSLVGYTNAGKSTLFNALVKARAYAADQLFATLDTTTRQMYLGDEVGSISISDTVGFIRDLPHGLVDAFQATLQEAVEADLLLHVVDASNPHFPEQIEQVQRVLAEIGAEDIPQVLVFNKLDAIPPEQVPSQMRDEYELEGRRMPRVFLSAQKGEGLAALREELVQAALAARRQSMSPEPAAEFQSEEH; encoded by the coding sequence GTGCAAGGCAATGCCCCGGTCATCCTGGTCGGGGTCGATTTTGGAGCACCCCATTTCGATGGGGAGCTCGAAGAACTCGGCCTTCTGGCCGAAACTGCGGGCCTGAAACCGGTCGCCCGCCTGACCTGCAAGCGCAAGGCGCCCGATGCGGCGCTTTTCGTGGGTTCGGGCAAGGCCGAAGAAATTCGCCTGCTGGCCCAGACCTATGGCGCCAAGGAAATCCTGTTCGATCAGGCGCTGAGCCCTGCTCAGCAGCGCAATCTCGAGCGCGCGCTCGGCTTGCCGGTCAACGACCGGACGCTGCTGATTCTCGAAATCTTCGCCCAGCGTGCACGCAGCCATGAAGGCAAGTTGCAGATCGAGCTGGCGCGCCTGCAATACATCGCCACCCGACTCGTGCGCCGCTGGTCTCACTTGGAGCGTCAGCGCGGCGGTATCGGTGCGCGCGGTGGTCCGGGTGAAACGCAGATCGAGCTGGATCGCCGGATGATCAACGATGCGATCAAGCGCACCAAGGATCGGCTGGTCAAGGTCAAGAAGCAGCGCAACACGCAACGCCGCCAGCGCGAACGCCGCGAGGTGTTCAGCACGTCCTTGGTCGGCTACACCAACGCGGGCAAGTCCACGCTGTTCAATGCGCTGGTCAAGGCGCGCGCCTATGCGGCCGACCAGTTGTTCGCGACGCTGGACACGACCACGCGCCAGATGTATCTGGGCGACGAGGTCGGATCGATTTCCATCTCAGACACCGTCGGATTCATCCGCGATTTGCCTCACGGATTGGTCGATGCCTTCCAGGCCACCTTGCAGGAAGCGGTCGAGGCCGATCTGCTGCTGCATGTGGTCGATGCGTCGAACCCGCATTTTCCCGAGCAGATCGAGCAGGTGCAGCGCGTGCTGGCCGAAATCGGTGCGGAGGACATTCCGCAGGTGCTGGTGTTCAACAAGCTCGATGCGATCCCGCCCGAGCAAGTGCCCAGCCAGATGCGTGACGAGTACGAACTCGAAGGCCGCCGCATGCCGCGCGTCTTCCTGAGTGCGCAAAAGGGCGAGGGCCTGGCGGCGCTGCGTGAGGAGCTGGTTCAGGCTGCTTTGGCCGCGCGCAGGCAGTCGATGTCCCCTGAGCCTGCTGCTGAATTTCAGTCCGAAGAGCATTGA
- the hfq gene encoding RNA chaperone Hfq → MSNKGQLLQDPFLNALRREHVPVSIYLVNGIKLQGQIESFDQYVVLLRNTVTQMVYKHAISTIVPGRAVNFSTADNADAETNQ, encoded by the coding sequence GTGAGCAATAAAGGCCAACTTCTGCAAGATCCCTTTCTGAATGCACTGCGTCGCGAGCATGTGCCCGTTTCGATCTATCTGGTCAACGGTATCAAGCTGCAAGGCCAGATCGAGTCATTCGACCAATATGTCGTGCTGCTGCGCAACACAGTGACTCAGATGGTCTACAAGCACGCCATTTCCACCATCGTCCCGGGCCGCGCTGTGAATTTCTCCACAGCCGACAACGCTGACGCTGAAACCAACCAGTAA
- the der gene encoding ribosome biogenesis GTPase Der, whose product MKPVIALVGRPNVGKSTLFNRMTKSRDAIVADFAGLTRDRHYGNGRQGKYEYIVIDTGGFEPDASSGIFREMAKQTQQAVAEADVVIFVVDVRAGLSAQDHEIAKYLRRLGKPALLVGNKAEGMKDTMHMAEFYELGLGEVYPISAAHGQGVRPLVEHALGQLNLPDPDEDADDADKGVIRLAVAGRPNVGKSTLINTWLGEERLVAFDMPGTTRDAISVPFERLGQRFELIDTAGLRRKGKVFEAIEKFSVVKTLQAIEDAHVVLLLLDATQGVTDQDAHIAGYILESGRSVVIAVNKWDAVDDYQRQLLERSIETRLSFLKFAPMHFISAIKRQGIGPLWTSILQAYKAATCKMPTPVLTRLLLEAVQFQTPKKSGMYRPKMRYAHQGGMNPPVIVIHGNSLEHVTDAYKRFLETRFRKEFNLVGTPLRIEMKTSHNPYADK is encoded by the coding sequence ATGAAGCCAGTTATAGCTTTGGTCGGACGCCCCAATGTGGGCAAGTCCACCTTGTTCAATCGAATGACGAAGTCGCGCGACGCCATCGTTGCCGACTTTGCGGGATTGACGCGTGACCGGCATTACGGAAATGGCCGCCAGGGCAAGTACGAGTACATCGTGATCGACACCGGCGGCTTCGAGCCAGATGCCTCCTCGGGCATCTTCCGCGAAATGGCCAAGCAGACGCAGCAAGCGGTTGCCGAGGCCGATGTCGTCATTTTTGTGGTCGACGTGCGCGCCGGCCTTTCGGCTCAGGACCACGAGATCGCCAAATACCTGCGCCGCCTCGGCAAGCCAGCGCTGCTGGTGGGCAACAAGGCGGAAGGCATGAAGGACACCATGCACATGGCCGAGTTCTATGAACTCGGTCTGGGCGAGGTCTATCCGATTTCTGCAGCGCACGGGCAGGGCGTTCGTCCGTTGGTCGAGCACGCACTCGGGCAACTCAATCTGCCGGATCCCGATGAGGACGCCGATGATGCTGACAAGGGTGTCATTCGCCTGGCGGTCGCCGGTCGCCCGAATGTGGGCAAGTCCACGTTGATCAACACCTGGCTGGGTGAAGAGCGCCTTGTTGCGTTCGACATGCCCGGCACGACGCGCGATGCGATCTCGGTGCCTTTCGAGCGCCTGGGTCAACGCTTCGAGCTGATCGACACGGCCGGTCTGCGCCGCAAGGGCAAGGTGTTCGAGGCGATCGAGAAGTTCTCGGTGGTCAAGACGCTGCAAGCCATTGAAGATGCCCACGTCGTGCTGCTGCTGCTCGACGCCACGCAGGGCGTGACCGATCAGGACGCGCACATCGCGGGCTACATTCTGGAAAGCGGCCGTTCGGTCGTGATCGCGGTGAACAAGTGGGATGCGGTGGATGACTACCAGCGCCAGTTGCTGGAGCGCTCCATCGAGACGCGCCTGTCGTTCCTGAAGTTCGCGCCGATGCACTTCATTTCGGCGATCAAGCGTCAGGGCATCGGCCCGCTGTGGACTTCGATTCTGCAAGCCTACAAGGCGGCGACCTGCAAGATGCCGACGCCGGTGCTCACGCGCCTGCTGCTCGAAGCCGTGCAGTTCCAGACGCCGAAGAAGTCCGGCATGTATCGCCCGAAGATGCGTTACGCCCACCAGGGTGGCATGAATCCGCCAGTGATCGTGATCCACGGCAATTCGCTCGAACACGTGACGGATGCGTACAAGCGCTTTCTCGAAACACGTTTCCGCAAGGAATTCAATCTCGTGGGCACCCCCTTGCGAATCGAGATGAAGACCTCACATAATCCCTACGCCGATAAATAA
- the bamB gene encoding outer membrane protein assembly factor BamB, with translation MRFSSKSRGVFTAGVLASALALSGCSLFSSKSAPKPMELGPNVPVLPVSQAWKASMGKVEGIVLEPRVNGDTVTVASDAGEVLALNARTGAVAWRVSLATPLSAGVGSDGRWSAVVSKSNELIAVEGGKQLWRKQLPIQVFTAPLVAGNRIFVLAADRSVYAYDAASGQRLWVQQRPGEALVLRQQGVLMAMGNTLVTGLGGRLVGFNPDNGSIRWEAPLASPRGTNDVERLVEIAGRTSRIGDNICARAFQTSVGCVDVERGGVVWSQTAAGNEGIDGDDNAIYGVESNGTVIAWKRADGAKVWSSNRLRYRNLTAPLVLGRSVVIGESNGDVHMLSREDAAPLNRLSTDKSGVATAPVAAADTLVVVTRDGGIYGFRPQ, from the coding sequence ATGAGGTTCTCTAGCAAGTCGCGCGGTGTCTTCACGGCAGGCGTATTGGCGAGCGCTTTGGCGCTGAGTGGCTGTTCGCTGTTCAGCAGCAAGTCTGCCCCGAAGCCGATGGAGCTTGGCCCGAACGTGCCGGTGCTCCCGGTCTCGCAGGCCTGGAAGGCCAGCATGGGCAAGGTCGAAGGCATTGTGCTGGAGCCGCGCGTCAACGGCGATACGGTCACCGTGGCGTCCGACGCGGGCGAAGTGCTGGCGCTCAACGCCCGCACGGGCGCAGTCGCATGGCGCGTGAGTCTGGCGACACCGCTGTCTGCAGGCGTGGGCAGCGATGGTCGCTGGAGCGCGGTGGTCAGCAAGAGCAACGAGTTGATCGCCGTCGAAGGTGGCAAGCAACTGTGGCGCAAGCAGCTTCCGATTCAGGTCTTCACGGCACCGCTGGTGGCTGGCAACCGCATTTTCGTGCTGGCGGCTGACCGCTCGGTCTACGCCTACGACGCGGCCTCCGGCCAGCGTCTGTGGGTGCAGCAACGTCCGGGCGAGGCACTGGTTCTGCGTCAGCAGGGCGTGCTGATGGCCATGGGCAACACGCTGGTCACGGGTCTGGGTGGTCGCCTTGTGGGCTTCAATCCCGACAACGGCTCGATCCGCTGGGAAGCGCCTTTGGCGAGCCCGCGCGGCACGAACGATGTCGAGCGTCTGGTGGAAATCGCCGGTCGCACCAGCCGCATCGGCGACAACATCTGCGCGCGCGCCTTCCAGACATCCGTGGGTTGCGTCGATGTCGAACGCGGTGGCGTGGTCTGGTCGCAGACTGCGGCTGGCAACGAGGGCATCGATGGTGACGACAATGCGATCTACGGCGTTGAAAGCAACGGCACGGTCATCGCATGGAAGCGTGCCGATGGCGCCAAGGTCTGGAGCAGCAACCGCCTGCGTTACCGCAATCTGACGGCACCGCTGGTGCTCGGCCGCTCCGTGGTGATCGGCGAGTCCAACGGCGATGTGCACATGCTCTCGCGCGAAGATGCCGCTCCGCTCAACCGTCTGTCGACGGACAAATCCGGTGTCGCCACTGCCCCTGTGGCTGCGGCTGACACGCTCGTCGTGGTCACCCGCGACGGTGGAATCTACGGCTTCAGGCCGCAATAA
- a CDS encoding tetratricopeptide repeat protein: MANHFDLEEQEQIDQLKHFWKQWGTLITAAVVVVCGGFAAYNGYNYWQNRQGMQAAILFDEVDSAAAANDAQRVQRAFDDMKARYPGTAQAGQAGLAAAKVMMDANNLDGAKAVLEWVAKDAKFDGQKSLGRLRLASLLIEQKAYPEALKQLEGNVPPEFAASFADRKGDVLALSGDAKAAVAAYQEAHAKLDSRSSYRRVIEAKLNSLGAKVQVAAAQTTGSSQ, from the coding sequence ATGGCCAATCATTTTGACCTCGAAGAACAGGAACAGATCGACCAGCTCAAGCACTTCTGGAAACAGTGGGGCACGCTGATCACGGCCGCGGTGGTGGTGGTATGTGGCGGCTTTGCCGCGTACAACGGCTACAACTACTGGCAGAACCGCCAGGGCATGCAGGCCGCCATCCTGTTCGACGAAGTGGACTCGGCTGCGGCAGCCAACGACGCACAGCGCGTGCAGCGCGCCTTCGACGACATGAAGGCCCGCTATCCCGGCACGGCTCAGGCGGGACAAGCCGGTCTGGCTGCTGCCAAGGTGATGATGGATGCGAACAATCTGGATGGTGCCAAGGCGGTGCTCGAATGGGTGGCCAAGGATGCCAAGTTCGACGGTCAGAAGTCGCTGGGGCGCCTGCGTCTGGCGTCGTTGCTGATCGAGCAGAAGGCGTATCCTGAAGCGCTCAAGCAGCTCGAGGGCAATGTGCCACCTGAATTCGCCGCCTCTTTTGCCGATCGCAAGGGCGATGTGCTGGCGCTGAGCGGCGATGCCAAGGCGGCCGTTGCGGCATATCAAGAGGCGCATGCCAAACTCGACTCACGCTCCAGCTATCGCCGCGTGATCGAAGCCAAGCTCAATTCGCTGGGCGCGAAGGTGCAGGTCGCCGCGGCTCAAACAACGGGGAGTAGTCAGTGA